The following DNA comes from Polynucleobacter sp. MG-6-Vaara-E2.
GTGACCTGCGTACTCATTAGTCTCAGTACAGTTGCCAGTTATACATACAAACCTCATCAACCCGATTCTCACATCACACCGCAGCAAGCAGTAGATGCAGCCTTGCTATTAGCAGTAAAAGGCAATGTGCTAAATGAATATAACTATGGCGGATATCTAGAGTACCGCGGTATTCCAGTCTTCATTGACGGACGCGCTGAAATTTATTCCCATGATGAATTTGCCACTTATATTGCAGCCACTGAATCACATAACAAAGAACAAATAGAGCAGATATTGAATAAGTATGAAATTACCTGGACAGTATTGAACCCTAAGTCAGAACTCATTAACTACCTCGATCAGAATCCATTCTGGGAAAAAGTTTATGAAGATAGTATTTCTGTGGTGCACATTAAAAAAATGAGTGCTCACTGAGAATCTCATTTTTTATTGAGTCTTAGCCATGGTTGTTACGCACGATATAAATAGGCCTGCCCTTAGATTCCATATAAATTCTGCCGATGTATTCGCCTAAGAGGCCAATACTCAAGAGCTGTAGACCGCCCAAGAACAAAATAGCAACCAAGAGCGAGGCATAACCAGGCAAGTCAATTCCCTGTATCAGAGTCCTAAATACAATATACAAAGCGTAAGTTAAAGAGATCAAGGTAGCCGCTCCACCAATATAGGTCCACATCCGTAGTGGCGAAGTACTAAAGCTGGTGAAGCCTTCTAGTGCAAAATTCCATAACATCCAACCGGAAAATTTGCTGGCACCACCGGATCGAGGCTCTCTCTTATAAAGAACAACATCAGTTTTAAAACCAACCCAGGAGAACAGGCCTTTCATGAATCGTTGACGCTCCGGCATACGCTTTAAAGCATCGACAGCGGCTCTATTCATCAAACGAAAATCGCCCACCCCCTCAGGTATCTGAGTATCTGACACTAAGCTATGCAGGCGATAGAAAAGATGGGCAGTCCATCGCTTCATGCAAGAATCGCATAGACGATCATCTTTTTTAGCCAAAACCACATCAAATCCCAGCAGCCATCGCTCAATCAACTTGGGAATCAATTCAGGGGGATCTTGTAGATCACAGTCAATCGGAATAACCGCATCCCCTACCGCTGAATCAATGCCAGCAGTTAATGCAGCCTCTTTGCCAAAATTACGGGACAATTCAACCACCTTGATACTTTTATATGACTTGGCTACTGAAAGCAGTAAGACTAAAGTGTCATCTGTACTGCCATC
Coding sequences within:
- a CDS encoding glycosyltransferase family 2 protein, whose protein sequence is MNLISNTAGGRQQLVSIVIPFFNEGKCVQNFFNRLFPVLNQIKSSIDLDYELICVDDGSTDDTLVLLLSVAKSYKSIKVVELSRNFGKEAALTAGIDSAVGDAVIPIDCDLQDPPELIPKLIERWLLGFDVVLAKKDDRLCDSCMKRWTAHLFYRLHSLVSDTQIPEGVGDFRLMNRAAVDALKRMPERQRFMKGLFSWVGFKTDVVLYKREPRSGGASKFSGWMLWNFALEGFTSFSTSPLRMWTYIGGAATLISLTYALYIVFRTLIQGIDLPGYASLLVAILFLGGLQLLSIGLLGEYIGRIYMESKGRPIYIVRNNHG